A stretch of DNA from Spirosoma endbachense:
AAATAGTATCCACAAGTTATAATATTGTTTTTTTTGGTATTTATTTAAAATAATAAAGAATCTATTTAATACAAAAGCTGACATAATAAAATTTATGTAACCATAATATAACAACATAAACAAATAAATTGTTTATACTATCTAATAGATACATAATTTATTGCCTCTTTATCCGAAACGTTAGCTCAAAAGTCAGCTGACAAGTGTCTAATCTTACCGTAAATCAATACTTAAGATTAAGAGGGTATCGGGCCTTAGTAGTTAGTAAGTGATGAAATTATACGCTAATTTCTACTACTAACTCGGTTCTGGAGGGCCAGTTTAAGGCATTGTAGCACAATTAACAGGAGCGGTGCGGAGAAGATCTTCAGTAGTAGTGGTAAATGTACACTTCTTCCCGTAATAACGAAAAGCCTCATACTAATATATTTTCCTTCGTATTAAAAAAGTCGCAAAAACAGTTTCCAGATAGGGCGTTTTTAGCTATTCTCTGATAGATGTAAAACAGTATAATGATTAGATTCGAGTTATGATCCTGGACCTTACCAGGACCATAACTCGAATCAGTTGTATTGGTACTTACAAACAAAGCACGGTTTGTCGATACCAGCGGACGAAGCGATTGATGCCTTCTTCGATATGAATCGATGGTAGATAACCTATTCGGTTACTGGCTCGGTGTAAATCAGCCGAGGTCAGTGTTACGTCGCCAGGCTGATTGGGTTGCCAATCAATAACGGCCTTTTTACCTACAGCCTGTTCGATCAGACTAACCAGATCGCGAAGATTAATGGAAGCTACCCCACCTATATTTAACAGGTCAAAGCCATTCAGATGATTGATGGCCTGACTAATTCCCATTACTGTATCGTATATATAGGTATAGTTGCGGGACGTACTACCATCGCCATAAATTGTAATGGGCTGTTCTCCATACATTTTCTCAGTAAATCGGCTAATGGCCATTTCGGGACGCTGACGAGGACCGTAAACGGTAAAAAATCGAAGGCAGGCTACATCAAAGCCATGCAGATGATGGTAAGTATGTGCCAATAGTTCGGCTGACCGCTTCGACATCGCATAGGGCGATAAAGGCCGATTTGCTTCGTCGTCTTCCCGGAATGGTACAAAACTGGAATTGCCATAAACGGATGATGAAGAGGCCATCACTAAACGCCGGACGTTTGTTGTCCGCATCGCTTCGAGTAGCGCTAACGTACCGTTAACGTTGACATCGATACACAAAGCTGGTTCTCGAACCGAATCCCGAACACCCGTCCGGGCAGCCAGGTGCACAACCGTATCGCACTTATATTTACGGAGTATATCCGTCAACAAGGCCTGATCGCGCACATCGCCCTGGACAAATCCGAAATTAGTATGCTCTTTAAATAAGTGTAAATTTATTTGCTTTCTGCCGGGGTCATACTGGTTATCAAAATTATCCAGCCCAATCACGGTGTGACCAAGTGTAAGCAGATGTTCGGTTAGATGTGAGCCAATAAAGCCAGCTGCACCTGTGAGTAAAATTCTCATAGATAGGAATGCTTATCAGGTTGAACCACTGGAAGATCCGGTAAAAAAAATTGTTTCAGGATGAACATAGGTGTGGTATTCTGATTGTTCGAATCTAAATTTTACGGTAGCTTTCCATAAAAAAGCGTATTAGTTTTGGGCATTCAGCAAAATCAGTAAGCATGAGTATACTCCTACTTTACTAGTATGCGTTTCTGGCAAACTATTCGGCAGACCATTACGTCGCGCTCTTCTCAAACACTGGAAGCCATGACTGAACCATGCTTTTGGCGGGTCGACATGCATTCCCATCTAATTCCAGGCATAGACGACGGAGTCAAAGATCCTGAGCAAGCCGTTGCATGCCTGAAACAACTTTCAGCCTGGGGTATTCAAAAAGTTATCACAACACCACATGTCAGCCGTGACTGGTATCCTACCGAATCGGCCACACTGCGAGCCGGGCAGGCTACTCTTCAGGCACTTGCCGCTGAAAACAACCTGCCGCTGCAGATCGAAGTAGCCGCTGAATACCTGCTCGACGAATTTTTCCCCGAACTTTTGGCTACTGATGATCTTCTTACCTTTGGTTCGTCGCGTTACCTCCTTGTTGAAGTCGGCTGGGCAGCTGCTCCCCGGCAGCTGGACGATTTGCTTTTTCGCATACAAACCCGAGGTTACACACCTGTATTGGCTCATCCGGAACGTTACTCGTTTTACTATGAAGACCAAACCACACTCACGAATCTGCGTGAGAAAGGTTGTCTGTTTCAATTAAACTGGGCCTCGCTTACCGGCCGTTATGGCGAGCGTGCTCAGGCTCAGGCTCGGTTTCTGTTAAAAAAAGGCCTGGTCGATTTCGTTGGTAGTGATATGCACAGACCCGCTGACTTCACCTCTCTTGCTGCGCTGTTTACAACTTCCGATTATGAGTTACTCCGAAAACAGCCACTTCTCAATGAATCGTTGCTCTGATCAGGTTATTGGTTATCAGAACCCAAGCTAGCCTGGAGCCTAAATTCTATACCACATCCCGGTCGCTTCTTACCAGCGTACTTCCAGTAGCTATCTACAAAAATACACCAATATCATTTGTTGGCAACATTTTGATTATTTATGTTCGATCAATACCAATATAGGTAACTAATTGTTATGTTAAATATTGTTATTGGGTATCAGGCATCAACTGAACCAAGTCGATTAAGCAGCACGAATAAATACCGAATTGTTTGTTTGTAGTCGATCTCTAAGAATAAAACAGTTCAATACTATATATGTACAAAAAACAGTATCCATAAAATTAAATTTAACTAATAGTTACTGAAAAATAATATTTAATAACTAGTGATTATTATATTGCAACAGGTATTGCAATGGTAAACTTATATTTTCTGCTATTCTAGCTGATATAAACACATTAGCAACTGAGAACATTTTTTTGAATACCTGATGAGCAGTTGCTCATTTTGGCTTGCAGCTAGCGGCCAGAAAGGGATTCAAGGATATACAGAATTTAGATAACTAATAGTATTTCAACCTGACTGTAAGCATGAACATTAGTATTTTCGGACTTGGCTACGTAGGATGCGTTAGCCTTGGGTGCCTTGCCCAGAATGGCCACCAGGTCGTAGGCGTAGATGTGAACAAAACGAAAGTCGATCAGATTAATGATGGTCGGGCAACTATTGTTGAAAAAGACATTGATGCTATCATTGCCACGCAGCACTTACTGGGGCGGATACGGGCAACAACCAATTTTCGGGAGGCCATTCTTGCTACAGACCTTTCTATTATAGCGGTCGGAACACCTTCAACGGCTCAGGGGCATTTGAACCTGACCTATATCCTGAGTGTAGCAGAACATTTTGGTGAGGTGCTTCGGGAGAAAGAAGGTTTTCATGTTATCGCCCTACGTTCAACGGTCATGCCGGGCACCTGCGAAAAGATTGCAGCTATGATCGAAGACCGCACCGGAAAAACCCGCGATGTAGACTTTGCCGTTGTTAGTAACCCTGAATTTTTGCGGGAAGGAACGGCTGTCCATGATTATTATCACCCGCCACTCACATTGATCGGTACCGAGTCAGAACGGGCGGCTTCTATTGTTCGTACGTTGTATGACGAATTACCCGCCGAGGTAGTCGTTGCCGAAACCAAAACGGCCGAAATTATGAAGTATGTGAACAATACGTATCACGCACTGAAAATTTCTTTTGCCAATGAGGTCGGCAATATCTGTTCGTCACTGGGTATCGACTCGCATGAGGTGATGGATATTTTCTGTAAAGACAAACAGCTCAATATCTCCAAATACTACTTCAAGCCGGGTTTTGCCTACGGGGGTTCGTGCCTGCCTAAAGATTTGAAAGGGCTACAAACGTTGGCTCATGACCTGTATCTACAAGTGCCGGTTATCAGCAGCATTCATCGCACCAACGAAATTCAGATGCAGC
This window harbors:
- a CDS encoding GDP-mannose 4,6-dehydratase produces the protein MRILLTGAAGFIGSHLTEHLLTLGHTVIGLDNFDNQYDPGRKQINLHLFKEHTNFGFVQGDVRDQALLTDILRKYKCDTVVHLAARTGVRDSVREPALCIDVNVNGTLALLEAMRTTNVRRLVMASSSSVYGNSSFVPFREDDEANRPLSPYAMSKRSAELLAHTYHHLHGFDVACLRFFTVYGPRQRPEMAISRFTEKMYGEQPITIYGDGSTSRNYTYIYDTVMGISQAINHLNGFDLLNIGGVASINLRDLVSLIEQAVGKKAVIDWQPNQPGDVTLTSADLHRASNRIGYLPSIHIEEGINRFVRWYRQTVLCL
- a CDS encoding nucleotide sugar dehydrogenase, yielding MNISIFGLGYVGCVSLGCLAQNGHQVVGVDVNKTKVDQINDGRATIVEKDIDAIIATQHLLGRIRATTNFREAILATDLSIIAVGTPSTAQGHLNLTYILSVAEHFGEVLREKEGFHVIALRSTVMPGTCEKIAAMIEDRTGKTRDVDFAVVSNPEFLREGTAVHDYYHPPLTLIGTESERAASIVRTLYDELPAEVVVAETKTAEIMKYVNNTYHALKISFANEVGNICSSLGIDSHEVMDIFCKDKQLNISKYYFKPGFAYGGSCLPKDLKGLQTLAHDLYLQVPVISSIHRTNEIQMQRAIAVLMRHSHRNIGFLGIGFKAGTDDLRNSPAVELAETLLGKGFTLKIYDRNVHTSKLTGTNKEYIDQHIPHLSRLMVQDAEELVEWSDVLVVCTKEAEFVQVLGEASNKIILDLVRIQAEIDPANQYIGINWSQDAAESPAQLTFR
- a CDS encoding tyrosine-protein phosphatase translates to MRFWQTIRQTITSRSSQTLEAMTEPCFWRVDMHSHLIPGIDDGVKDPEQAVACLKQLSAWGIQKVITTPHVSRDWYPTESATLRAGQATLQALAAENNLPLQIEVAAEYLLDEFFPELLATDDLLTFGSSRYLLVEVGWAAAPRQLDDLLFRIQTRGYTPVLAHPERYSFYYEDQTTLTNLREKGCLFQLNWASLTGRYGERAQAQARFLLKKGLVDFVGSDMHRPADFTSLAALFTTSDYELLRKQPLLNESLL